A stretch of the Aphis gossypii isolate Hap1 chromosome 2, ASM2018417v2, whole genome shotgun sequence genome encodes the following:
- the LOC114128987 gene encoding uncharacterized protein LOC114128987: protein MDDQNTTATNPPEQAAEPDQQLLRAASPETDFRRRRPRTARMSTGAGMRRSYNQVSQGVTGANPIPAEADMPRSPRRPAANHTANINNDNEIDGRRTTATNQPQQAAEQPTVSQQLLCAPSAETRRRSRFTTIRISTRGGMHRRRSLSPEPVMRQPNAHGGGDRPVVSQGVTTINQPQQTAEQPAISQRLLWAAEEETRRRSRSTMMRISTLQMNRVQNLGPDPVLWEYYVNEGDDRPMFSEVVAGTNPTPTEADRPRSPRRYPQLAEISRPRPIPLIERRWFRPPLLSLIPLASNDSEQPPDRHQPHQHQQHPELPDQ, encoded by the coding sequence ATGGACGACCAGAATACTACGGCTACCAACCCCCCCGAGCAAGCGGCAGAACCTGATCAGCAGTTACTCCGGGCGGCCAGCCCAGAGACTGActtccgccgccgccgcccgaGAACGGCCAGGATGTCAACGGGCGCAGGGATGCGTAGATCCTATAACCAAGTCTCCCAAGGAGTGACAGGCGCGAATCCCATACCCGCGGAAGCCGACATGCCCCGTAGCCCTAGACGACCCGCAGCCAATCACAcagcaaatattaataacgataACGAAATAGACGGCCGGCGTACAACTGCCACAAATCAACCGCAACAAGCGGCAGAACAGCCGACAGTCAGCCAGCAGTTACTCTGTGCGCCCAGCGCGGAGACACGCCGCCGCAGCCGCTTTACAACGATCCGGATATCAACACGCGGAGGGATGCATAGACGCCGGAGCCTGAGCCCGGAGCCGGTAATGAGGCAACCCAACGCCCATGGGGGGGGCGACCGCCCGGTGGTCTCCCAAGGAGTGACGACCATAAATCAACCCCAACAAACGGCAGAACAGCCGGCAATCAGCCAGCGGTTACTCTGGGCGGCCGAAGAGGAGACACGCCGCCGCAGCCGCTCTACAATGATGCGGATATCAACACTGCAGATGAATAGAGTCCAGAACCTGGGCCCGGATCCGGTATTGTGGGAATACTACGTCAATGAGGGAGACGACCGCCCGATGTTCTCCGAAGTAGTGGCGGGCACGAATCCCACACCCACGGAAGCCGACAGGCCGCGGAGCCCTAGACGCTATCCACAGCTGGCTGAAATTTCGCGACCGCGTCCGATCCCACTGATCGAGCGACGTTGGTTCCGACCACCTCTCCTCTCGCTGATCCCGCTCGCGTCCAACGACTCAGAACAACCGCCAGACCGACACCAGCCGCACCAACACCAACAGCACCCAGAGTTGCCAGATCAATAA